A region from the Deinococcota bacterium genome encodes:
- a CDS encoding AAC(3)-I family aminoglycoside 3-N-acetyltransferase, which translates to YVQADYGDDPAVALYTKLGIREDVMHFDIDPSAAT; encoded by the coding sequence TTTATGTACAGGCAGACTACGGTGACGATCCAGCAGTTGCTCTCTACACAAAGCTGGGCATTCGGGAAGACGTCATGCACTTTGACATCGACCCAAGTGCCGCCACCTAA